A single Balneolaceae bacterium DNA region contains:
- a CDS encoding APC family permease yields the protein MKQTPGTPRKIFTILNVIAVIVGIVIGIGIFRLPPIVAQNASSGWEFILFWVAGGGLSILGALCYAELATSHPDAGGEYHFLKKAYGPALSFLFSWGRMTVIQTGSIALAGFILGDYASSFLELGPYSSSVYAAVAVVVLTALNIWGTRPSKRAQNAMAGVVVSMLLLLGLLGVTIGTPLPEASSGGTASGDGSAGLAMIFVLLTYGGWNEAAYLSGELRNVRRNMVKVLVTGILLITALYVLINLAYLQVLGLDGLRAADTVGIALADQVLGTGSGYFVGAIIILAALSTANATIITGARTNYALGRDFAPLGILGIWNRPTDTPRNALLVQGGIALLLVLLGAFTEEAVSTMVDYTAPVFWFFLMVTTLSLFVFRYRGDPPSPPYRVPGYPVTPVLFAATCAYLLWSSLTVTGYGALYGAGILLLGIPVYWWVRR from the coding sequence ATGAAGCAGACTCCCGGTACCCCCCGAAAAATCTTTACCATCCTGAACGTGATTGCCGTGATCGTCGGCATCGTGATCGGGATCGGCATCTTCCGCCTGCCTCCTATCGTAGCCCAGAACGCCTCCTCCGGCTGGGAGTTCATCCTATTCTGGGTGGCGGGCGGAGGACTCTCCATCCTGGGGGCCCTCTGCTACGCCGAGCTGGCCACCTCCCATCCCGATGCGGGGGGCGAGTACCATTTTCTCAAGAAAGCCTACGGACCCGCCCTCAGCTTTCTCTTTTCCTGGGGACGAATGACGGTCATACAGACCGGTTCCATCGCCCTGGCCGGTTTCATACTGGGCGACTATGCCTCCTCCTTCCTGGAGCTGGGACCCTACAGCTCCTCCGTCTATGCGGCTGTCGCCGTGGTGGTGCTGACCGCCCTCAACATCTGGGGCACCCGCCCCTCCAAGAGGGCACAGAACGCCATGGCGGGCGTCGTGGTGAGCATGCTCCTGCTGCTGGGCCTGCTGGGCGTAACCATCGGCACGCCCCTGCCTGAAGCGTCGTCCGGGGGGACGGCGTCGGGAGACGGCTCGGCGGGACTGGCCATGATCTTCGTGCTGCTCACCTACGGGGGCTGGAACGAGGCGGCCTACCTGTCGGGCGAACTCCGCAACGTACGACGCAACATGGTTAAAGTGCTCGTGACAGGCATCCTGCTCATCACCGCCCTCTATGTGCTCATCAACCTGGCTTACCTGCAGGTGCTGGGACTGGATGGGCTGCGGGCGGCCGACACCGTGGGCATCGCCCTGGCCGACCAGGTGCTCGGTACGGGCAGTGGCTATTTTGTGGGTGCGATCATCATCCTGGCCGCCCTCTCTACGGCCAACGCCACCATCATTACCGGCGCGCGGACCAATTACGCACTGGGACGCGACTTCGCCCCGCTTGGCATACTGGGCATCTGGAACCGCCCGACCGACACCCCGCGCAACGCCCTGCTGGTACAGGGGGGGATCGCGCTGCTGCTGGTGCTGCTGGGGGCCTTCACCGAGGAGGCAGTCAGCACCATGGTGGACTATACCGCCCCGGTCTTCTGGTTCTTCCTGATGGTGACCACCCTCTCCCTCTTCGTCTTCCGCTACCGTGGCGATCCGCCCTCCCCGCCCTACCGGGTGCCCGGCTACCCGGTCACGCCCGTGCTCTTCGCGGCCACCTGCGCCTACCTGCTCTGGTCCTCTCTCACGGTCACAGGATACGGCGCCCTTTACGGTGCCGGCATCCTGCTGCTGGGCATTCCTGTCTACTGGTGGGTGCGGCGCTGA
- a CDS encoding class I SAM-dependent methyltransferase, whose protein sequence is MKSISRTLRATLLTLCAAVLTMLAAAVPLQAQDLDVPYVPTPQLVVDRMLELADVKPGDYVIDLGSGDGRIVISAARMGAMGHGIDLDPERVEEARENAAAENVTDRVMFLREDIFETDFSDANVITMYLLTSVNRKLRPRLLETLEPGTRIVSHSFDMGEWEPDVTESVETQTGSRHTIYYWVIPARIDGSWSWTVGKSTLSAQIDQRFQEISVSVNQDGSAWTVEEASLHGERLSLIITNGSLRYVLSGRASGGTVDGTAQIHQGDTTTKAQWTGTRN, encoded by the coding sequence ATGAAATCAATCAGCCGTACACTACGCGCCACCCTGCTCACCCTATGCGCCGCCGTCTTAACCATGCTTGCCGCAGCCGTCCCGCTCCAGGCGCAGGATCTCGACGTACCCTACGTGCCCACGCCACAGCTGGTGGTGGACCGTATGCTAGAGCTGGCTGACGTGAAACCTGGTGATTACGTAATTGACCTGGGCTCCGGCGACGGGCGTATCGTCATCAGCGCCGCCAGAATGGGCGCTATGGGACACGGCATTGACCTGGATCCCGAGCGCGTCGAGGAAGCCCGTGAAAACGCCGCGGCGGAGAACGTAACTGACCGGGTCATGTTCCTGAGGGAGGACATCTTCGAGACCGACTTCAGCGACGCCAACGTCATTACCATGTACCTGCTGACCAGTGTGAACCGCAAGCTGCGTCCCCGGCTCTTGGAAACCCTGGAGCCCGGCACCCGCATCGTTTCGCACAGTTTTGACATGGGCGAGTGGGAGCCGGATGTGACCGAGAGTGTAGAAACACAGACCGGCAGCCGGCATACCATCTACTACTGGGTCATCCCCGCACGCATAGACGGCAGCTGGAGCTGGACGGTGGGCAAGTCCACCCTCTCCGCCCAAATCGATCAACGCTTCCAGGAAATCAGCGTGAGCGTGAATCAGGACGGCAGCGCCTGGACTGTGGAGGAAGCCAGCCTGCACGGAGAGCGGCTGAGTCTGATCATTACCAACGGATCCCTTCGATACGTCCTGAGCGGCCGCGCCTCAGGGGGAACCGTCGACGGAACCGCACAGATCCACCAGGGAGATACGACCACCAAGGCACAGTGGACAGGAACGCGGAACTGA
- the atpD gene encoding F0F1 ATP synthase subunit beta, producing the protein MNKGTVAQVIGPVVDVDFDQGEIPPVLNALYIEREDESKLYLEVAQHLGENRVRTIAMDSTDGLVREAEVVDTGAPISMPVGEDILGRLFNVVGESIDGIEEPKGDRRYPIHRSAPSFDELSTSTEMLETGIKVIDLLCPYAKGGKTGLFGGAGVGKTVLIQELINNIAKGHGGLSVFAGVGERTREGNDLMREMLEAGIIDYGEEFKASFEEGGWDLSKVDKEQLKESKATFVFGQMNEPPGARARVALSGLTVAEYFRDEVSSDILFFIDNIFRFTQAGSEVSALLGRMPSAVGYQPTLASEMGDLQERITSTKKGSITSVQAVYVPADDLTDPAPATTFAHLDATTTLSRALTQIGIYPAVDPLDSSSRILDPHIVGKEHYRTAQRVIEILQKYKDLQDIIAILGMDELSDEDKTVVARARRVQRFLSQPFFVAEQFTGQPGQYINIEDTVEGFKMILDGELDHLPEGAFYMVGTIEEAIEQGKEMLAEEEEAEAEAEAAE; encoded by the coding sequence ATGAATAAAGGAACCGTTGCACAAGTTATCGGGCCGGTGGTGGATGTCGACTTCGACCAGGGCGAGATCCCCCCGGTTCTCAACGCTCTCTATATAGAAAGGGAAGACGAATCCAAGCTCTACCTGGAGGTGGCCCAGCACCTTGGCGAGAACCGCGTGCGGACCATCGCCATGGACTCCACCGACGGACTGGTGCGGGAAGCCGAGGTGGTTGACACCGGCGCCCCCATCTCCATGCCGGTGGGCGAAGACATCCTGGGACGCCTGTTCAACGTGGTAGGGGAGTCCATCGACGGAATTGAGGAACCCAAGGGTGACCGGCGGTACCCCATCCACCGTTCAGCTCCCAGCTTCGATGAGCTGTCCACCTCCACCGAGATGCTGGAGACCGGCATCAAAGTGATCGACCTGCTCTGCCCCTACGCCAAGGGCGGCAAGACCGGACTCTTCGGGGGCGCCGGCGTGGGCAAGACGGTACTCATCCAGGAGCTTATCAACAACATCGCCAAGGGACACGGGGGACTCTCCGTTTTTGCCGGCGTGGGCGAGCGTACACGTGAAGGTAACGACCTGATGCGCGAGATGCTGGAAGCCGGTATCATCGACTACGGCGAGGAGTTTAAGGCGTCCTTTGAGGAGGGCGGATGGGACCTCTCAAAAGTGGACAAGGAGCAGCTTAAGGAGTCGAAGGCCACTTTTGTGTTCGGACAGATGAACGAGCCGCCAGGGGCGCGCGCCCGCGTCGCGCTAAGCGGACTTACCGTCGCCGAGTATTTCCGTGACGAGGTCTCCAGCGACATACTATTCTTTATTGACAACATATTCCGCTTCACCCAGGCGGGTTCCGAGGTGTCGGCCCTGCTGGGACGCATGCCCTCTGCCGTGGGATACCAGCCCACGCTGGCCTCCGAAATGGGCGATCTGCAGGAGCGCATTACCTCCACCAAAAAGGGATCGATTACCTCTGTGCAGGCTGTCTACGTGCCGGCCGATGACCTTACCGACCCCGCGCCGGCAACGACCTTTGCCCACCTCGACGCCACCACGACACTTAGCCGCGCACTTACTCAGATCGGCATCTATCCGGCCGTGGACCCGCTGGACTCCTCCTCACGGATTCTCGATCCACACATAGTGGGCAAGGAGCACTACCGGACCGCCCAGCGCGTGATCGAGATCCTGCAAAAGTACAAGGACCTGCAGGACATCATCGCTATCCTGGGGATGGACGAGCTTTCCGACGAAGACAAAACCGTGGTGGCCCGCGCCCGCCGCGTGCAGCGATTCCTCAGCCAGCCCTTCTTCGTGGCCGAACAGTTCACCGGGCAGCCGGGGCAGTACATCAACATCGAGGACACCGTCGAAGGCTTCAAGATGATTCTGGACGGCGAGCTTGACCACCTGCCCGAAGGCGCCTTCTACATGGTAGGCACCATCGAAGAGGCCATCGAGCAGGGCAAGGAGATGCTTGCCGAGGAAGAAGAAGCCGAAGCCGAAGCCGAAGCCGCCGAATAG
- the atpC gene encoding ATP synthase F1 subunit epsilon: protein MNSFEAQLLTPEGSLFSGDVTGVQVPGTMGSFEIKTLHADIISSLEVGRILIRRPGGEDLYFAVSGGFVEMHDNVLTLLAEAAELVEEIDVERAEAAKERARERLEADDKEIDKDIDKERARKALQRAENRIKLAADFTVTTR, encoded by the coding sequence ATGAACAGCTTTGAAGCGCAGTTACTAACCCCCGAGGGAAGCCTCTTCAGCGGCGATGTGACGGGCGTACAGGTGCCCGGTACCATGGGATCCTTCGAGATCAAGACCCTGCACGCAGATATCATTTCCTCGTTGGAGGTGGGGCGTATTCTGATCCGCCGGCCCGGCGGCGAGGATCTTTACTTCGCCGTCAGCGGCGGATTTGTGGAGATGCACGACAACGTGCTCACCCTGCTGGCCGAGGCGGCCGAACTGGTGGAGGAGATCGACGTGGAGCGGGCTGAAGCCGCCAAAGAGCGGGCCCGTGAGCGCCTGGAGGCCGACGACAAGGAGATCGACAAGGATATCGACAAGGAGCGTGCCCGCAAGGCGCTGCAGCGAGCGGAGAATCGCATCAAACTGGCGGCCGACTTCACGGTGACTACGAGATAA
- a CDS encoding thioredoxin family protein, translated as MDAPAVSPTHVDVAMSYTSYRKMIDRLLEEDKTTGENHSEAMLEYTRMNVQRMKRLDKRTELIPGLEEALEETAAPMTWLVLTEAWCGDAAQNIPPINRMADQATNIELKLLLRDDHTDLMDRYLTDGGRAIPKLICLHAENLQELGTWGPRPAPLQEKAVAWKKSDGISSEERARRIHTWYAKDRTQTLQQEFQKLLQNEWQS; from the coding sequence ATGGACGCTCCTGCGGTCTCCCCTACCCATGTGGATGTGGCAATGAGCTACACCTCCTACCGCAAGATGATCGACAGGCTGCTGGAAGAGGACAAAACCACGGGAGAGAACCACTCCGAGGCCATGCTGGAATACACGCGCATGAACGTGCAGCGCATGAAGCGACTTGATAAACGAACGGAACTCATCCCAGGGCTTGAAGAGGCGCTCGAGGAAACCGCTGCGCCCATGACGTGGCTGGTGCTGACGGAAGCCTGGTGCGGCGATGCCGCCCAGAACATCCCGCCCATCAACCGGATGGCCGATCAGGCGACGAACATCGAGTTGAAGCTGCTGCTGCGCGACGATCACACCGACCTGATGGACCGCTACCTGACGGACGGGGGACGCGCCATTCCCAAGCTTATCTGTCTGCATGCGGAGAACCTGCAGGAGCTGGGCACATGGGGACCGCGTCCGGCGCCTCTGCAGGAGAAGGCGGTAGCCTGGAAAAAAAGTGATGGGATCTCATCGGAAGAGAGGGCGCGGCGAATACACACCTGGTACGCAAAGGACAGGACGCAGACCCTCCAGCAGGAATTCCAGAAACTGCTGCAGAACGAATGGCAAAGCTAA
- a CDS encoding transglycosylase domain-containing protein codes for MSNRPPGSDDDMDRYFNDPEYRRRKSEERRRESDGPSAGGSGNGFFINFFSTRRARYIAGAAAVFVLLTAAFVGYLFTGLPSIEQLENPETAVASTVLSRDGAILDKYYTQNRTHVPMEEISPHVVDALIATEDHRFYNHWGIDMVRTLAIPWHLLNGRVQGGSTLTQQLARNLYPEIRGITVLRKLREMITAIDIEQNYTKREIIELYLNTVEFPNSAFGIEMAAQTHYGKPAKDLTISEAATLVGSLQAIYANNPRVNPDNARSRRNTVLNQMEKRGFLEPEVNENLKEQPIVLNYQPPSRSGRETRYFGQYVRQQIEPWAKANGYDLDTDGLTIHTTIDSRLQRHAEEALITKLDTFQVEFQQEWTTPGSDKYMNEYWSRFSTYLREYIRETDRYKNAFSKLNTDQESVVFEQLMADSAFVDSVKRAHTRLEAGFVAIDPSNGNIMAWVGGSDYGNVQFDHVYQSRRQTGSTFKPFVYTVAIDNGYRPYHRFSKYPTKFYDRQGNAWTPTDPTVPEGPEQVPLAQALGRSLNNVTVRLLPELAGASGTSQLEDLYPAARKIKQMASNMGIDMSQAPTVPSLALGTANVSLLELVSAYTTFANEGVHIEPIAITRIEDKEGNIIREYHPEMTREVISAETAYMMTDMLRGVVRGGEDWYGTGVRLQNSYGVRQDVAGKTGTTQNSADNWFVAMMPHLVMGAWVGGEDRRIRFPQDTWYGQGARTALPIVGSFINRATSDPEAPWSYDSFQPPAGYVPPTPPDSAEQQTVGEGRIDW; via the coding sequence ATGAGTAACCGACCTCCCGGATCCGACGACGACATGGACCGCTACTTCAACGACCCGGAATACCGCCGGCGCAAGTCCGAGGAGCGCCGCAGAGAATCGGACGGCCCATCCGCCGGAGGCAGTGGAAACGGCTTTTTCATAAACTTCTTCTCCACACGCCGCGCACGCTACATCGCCGGCGCCGCGGCCGTCTTTGTGTTGCTGACGGCCGCCTTCGTGGGCTACCTCTTCACGGGCCTCCCCTCCATCGAGCAGCTGGAGAATCCCGAAACCGCGGTGGCCTCCACCGTACTGAGCCGCGACGGGGCCATCCTGGACAAGTACTACACGCAGAACCGCACCCACGTGCCTATGGAGGAGATCTCTCCCCACGTGGTGGACGCTCTTATCGCCACCGAAGACCACCGCTTCTACAACCACTGGGGCATCGACATGGTGCGCACCCTGGCCATACCCTGGCACCTGCTCAACGGGCGCGTGCAGGGGGGATCCACCCTTACCCAGCAGCTGGCCCGCAACCTTTACCCGGAGATCCGCGGCATCACCGTGCTGCGCAAGCTGCGGGAGATGATCACCGCCATCGACATCGAGCAGAACTACACCAAGCGGGAGATCATCGAGCTGTACCTGAATACGGTGGAATTCCCCAACAGCGCCTTCGGCATCGAGATGGCCGCCCAGACCCACTATGGCAAACCGGCCAAGGACCTTACCATATCGGAGGCGGCCACCCTCGTGGGATCCCTGCAGGCCATCTACGCCAACAATCCTCGCGTAAATCCCGACAACGCGCGCAGCCGCCGCAACACCGTGTTGAACCAGATGGAAAAACGCGGGTTCCTCGAACCCGAGGTCAACGAGAATCTTAAAGAGCAGCCTATAGTCCTGAACTACCAGCCCCCCTCGCGGTCGGGCCGGGAGACCCGCTACTTCGGGCAGTACGTACGCCAGCAGATTGAGCCCTGGGCCAAAGCCAACGGCTACGATCTGGACACAGACGGGCTGACCATCCACACCACCATCGATTCGCGCCTGCAGCGCCACGCCGAGGAGGCGCTTATAACCAAGCTGGATACCTTCCAGGTGGAGTTCCAGCAGGAGTGGACCACGCCCGGCAGTGACAAGTACATGAACGAGTACTGGAGCAGGTTTTCCACCTACCTTCGGGAATACATCCGCGAGACCGACCGCTACAAGAATGCCTTCTCCAAGCTGAACACCGACCAGGAGTCGGTGGTCTTCGAGCAGCTGATGGCCGATTCGGCCTTCGTGGACTCCGTCAAGCGGGCCCATACGCGCCTGGAGGCCGGTTTCGTAGCCATCGATCCCTCCAACGGCAACATCATGGCCTGGGTGGGGGGATCCGACTACGGCAACGTACAGTTTGACCACGTCTACCAGTCGCGCCGGCAGACCGGCTCCACCTTCAAGCCCTTCGTCTACACGGTGGCCATCGACAACGGCTACCGCCCCTACCACCGGTTCTCCAAGTACCCGACCAAATTCTACGACCGGCAGGGCAACGCCTGGACGCCCACCGATCCCACCGTGCCGGAGGGACCCGAACAGGTACCCCTGGCACAGGCGCTGGGACGCAGCCTGAACAACGTAACCGTGCGCCTGCTGCCGGAACTGGCCGGTGCCAGCGGTACCTCCCAGCTGGAGGATCTCTACCCGGCGGCCCGAAAGATCAAGCAGATGGCCTCCAACATGGGCATCGACATGAGCCAGGCACCGACAGTCCCTTCCCTGGCACTGGGCACCGCCAACGTCTCTCTGCTGGAGCTGGTCAGCGCCTACACCACCTTTGCCAATGAGGGCGTACACATCGAACCCATCGCCATCACGCGCATCGAGGACAAGGAGGGCAACATCATCCGGGAATACCATCCCGAAATGACGCGCGAGGTGATCAGCGCCGAGACAGCCTACATGATGACCGATATGCTGCGGGGCGTGGTCCGCGGCGGAGAGGACTGGTACGGCACCGGCGTACGCCTGCAGAACAGCTACGGGGTGCGTCAGGATGTGGCGGGCAAGACGGGCACCACGCAGAATTCGGCCGACAACTGGTTCGTTGCCATGATGCCCCACCTGGTTATGGGCGCCTGGGTAGGCGGGGAGGACCGCCGCATACGCTTCCCGCAGGACACCTGGTACGGCCAGGGCGCACGCACCGCCCTTCCCATTGTGGGCTCCTTCATCAACCGCGCCACCAGCGATCCCGAAGCCCCCTGGAGCTACGACTCCTTCCAGCCCCCGGCCGGCTATGTGCCCCCCACCCCGCCCGACAGCGCCGAGCAGCAGACTGTGGGTGAAGGTCGCATAGACTGGTAA
- a CDS encoding UDP-2,3-diacylglucosamine diphosphatase: protein MATTPEGSEGILFLSDAHLGGFDETRNRRIEASLIRLIDYCEARRYRICVLGDLFDYWMEYADRGWAPDLGGELLERFRAFNDPARPTLYITGNHDCWTGPRLPACGFDVEHRWREQVLGGKKVLLMHGDGLPDPEHPERMERPPLHRLLRNKNFVKGYQKILPPGTGTRLMRLFSRLTRSFEGAKHETRVLDGWAERFLQATDFDLVICGHDHNPRMRAFDFGTFLNLGTFYRHRSLCLYNKEDFSLVVWNNADGELRPYRPNIDE, encoded by the coding sequence ATGGCCACCACCCCCGAAGGCTCCGAAGGCATCCTTTTCCTCTCCGACGCCCACCTGGGCGGCTTCGACGAGACCCGCAACCGGCGTATTGAAGCCTCGCTGATCCGCCTGATCGACTACTGCGAGGCGCGCAGGTACCGCATCTGCGTGCTGGGAGACCTCTTCGACTACTGGATGGAGTACGCCGACCGCGGATGGGCGCCCGATTTGGGCGGGGAGCTGCTGGAGCGCTTCCGCGCCTTCAACGACCCGGCCCGGCCCACCTTGTACATTACCGGCAACCACGACTGCTGGACGGGTCCCCGTCTCCCTGCCTGCGGTTTCGACGTGGAACACCGCTGGCGCGAGCAGGTCCTGGGCGGAAAAAAGGTACTGCTCATGCACGGGGACGGCCTGCCCGACCCGGAGCATCCCGAACGCATGGAGCGTCCCCCGCTGCACCGCCTGCTGAGGAACAAAAACTTCGTAAAGGGGTACCAGAAAATACTGCCCCCCGGCACGGGCACCCGACTGATGAGGCTTTTTTCACGGCTTACACGCAGCTTCGAGGGAGCCAAACATGAGACGCGGGTGCTGGACGGCTGGGCGGAACGCTTCCTGCAGGCCACCGACTTCGACCTGGTGATCTGCGGACATGACCACAACCCGCGCATGCGCGCCTTCGACTTCGGAACCTTCCTGAATTTGGGTACCTTTTACCGACACCGGAGCCTCTGCCTCTATAATAAGGAGGATTTCTCACTCGTTGTCTGGAACAACGCCGACGGCGAACTGCGCCCCTACAGACCAAACATCGATGAGTAA
- a CDS encoding polyprenyl synthetase family protein has protein sequence MIDTQLDKATNFKRDGRKTLREITSPVSDHLGDFRSFYKEALRTDVFVLDRLVQYLLRQKGKEIRPTLVFMSARLFGEVTERSYVAATMIELLHTATLIHDDVVDEAEIRRGFLSINKVWKNKASVLLGDFLLSNGLLIALDYDEFRLLKVLSKAVKSMSEGELRQFKAARLFNMTEDYYFKVISEKTASLIAACCECGAISTTDDEETHRKMHEIGMCVGIAFQIRDDLLDYGVDDIGKPRRNDIQERKVTLPLIKALDNAGLMERTRIRYLMRKRKKRPSEIEDIVAFVHEKGGMEYARTIMDRYGSKAIEMLHTLPDSPDRQAFEDLIEFIIKRKK, from the coding sequence ATGATTGACACGCAACTGGATAAGGCCACCAATTTCAAACGGGACGGCCGGAAAACGCTCCGGGAGATCACCTCGCCGGTCTCCGATCACCTGGGCGACTTCCGCTCCTTCTACAAGGAGGCCCTGCGCACCGACGTTTTTGTGCTCGATCGCCTCGTACAATACCTGTTGCGCCAGAAAGGCAAGGAGATCCGTCCCACCCTGGTCTTCATGTCGGCCCGTCTCTTCGGGGAGGTCACCGAGCGAAGCTACGTGGCGGCCACCATGATCGAGCTTCTTCACACGGCCACGCTTATCCACGACGACGTGGTGGACGAGGCCGAGATCCGGCGCGGCTTCCTGAGCATCAACAAGGTCTGGAAGAACAAGGCCAGCGTGCTGCTGGGAGATTTTCTGCTCTCCAACGGGCTGCTCATCGCCCTGGACTACGACGAGTTCAGGCTGCTCAAGGTGCTTTCCAAGGCTGTCAAGAGCATGAGCGAGGGGGAGCTTCGCCAGTTCAAGGCCGCCCGTCTTTTCAACATGACCGAGGACTATTATTTCAAGGTGATCTCCGAGAAGACCGCCAGCCTCATCGCCGCCTGCTGCGAGTGCGGCGCAATCTCCACGACGGACGACGAGGAGACACACCGCAAGATGCACGAGATCGGCATGTGCGTGGGCATCGCTTTCCAGATTCGCGACGACCTGCTGGACTACGGGGTGGACGATATCGGCAAGCCGCGGCGCAACGACATCCAGGAGCGCAAAGTGACCCTCCCGCTGATCAAGGCGCTGGACAACGCCGGACTGATGGAGCGCACCCGCATCCGCTACCTCATGCGCAAGCGCAAGAAGAGGCCCTCGGAGATCGAGGACATCGTGGCTTTTGTACACGAGAAAGGCGGCATGGAGTATGCCCGCACCATCATGGACCGCTACGGGAGCAAGGCCATCGAGATGCTGCATACCCTGCCCGACAGTCCTGACCGCCAGGCCTTCGAAGATCTCATTGAGTTTATCATCAAACGCAAGAAGTAA
- a CDS encoding glucose-6-phosphate isomerase, with product MLNVDTSPARSHLDDTALQSAESRVNEAWAQLQSGEGPGAEWLGWRSMLADPNDAELERIDALGGEIREEADVLVVCGIGGSYLGSRALVEALAPRFEAKPEIVYAGRDLDGGYLRELTGWLERPGPEGEPRSVYLNVVSKSGTTLETALAFRVLRAWMEERYPGELARRIICTTGQEGGALNALAREGGYRTLAIPEDVGGRFSVLTPAGLLPAAAAGIDIRTLYYEAVSRYKELEEDPAPAVDYAATRLALHEGGTAVDLLAAFEPRLHGMARWLQQLLGESEGKKGRGLFPAVATYSTDLHSLGQIVQQGRRNLMQTFLRVESMPHTPRVPREDDDLDGLNYTAGRSFHEINRRAFRGTLQAHSEGGVPCITVSLDRLNAQHLGDFIYFYELVTAIYGYALGVNPFTQPGVEDYKKAVYHLLGRE from the coding sequence ATGCTGAACGTCGACACCTCTCCCGCCCGCAGCCATCTAGACGACACGGCCCTGCAGTCCGCCGAATCGCGCGTGAACGAAGCCTGGGCGCAACTCCAAAGCGGGGAGGGCCCCGGGGCCGAATGGCTGGGCTGGCGCAGCATGCTGGCCGACCCCAACGACGCGGAGCTGGAGCGAATCGACGCGCTGGGCGGGGAGATCCGCGAGGAGGCCGACGTGCTGGTGGTCTGCGGCATCGGGGGGTCCTACCTGGGCAGCCGCGCCCTGGTGGAGGCCCTGGCGCCCCGCTTCGAAGCAAAGCCCGAGATTGTTTACGCCGGACGCGACCTCGACGGCGGCTACCTGCGCGAATTGACCGGCTGGCTTGAGCGGCCCGGACCCGAGGGGGAGCCCCGCAGCGTCTACCTGAACGTGGTCTCCAAATCGGGCACCACCCTGGAGACCGCCCTTGCCTTCCGCGTGCTGCGCGCCTGGATGGAGGAGCGCTACCCCGGCGAGCTGGCACGCCGCATCATCTGTACTACGGGGCAGGAGGGAGGCGCCCTCAACGCCCTGGCGCGTGAGGGCGGCTACCGCACGCTGGCCATTCCGGAGGACGTGGGGGGACGCTTCTCGGTGCTCACGCCCGCCGGACTGCTGCCCGCCGCCGCGGCGGGCATCGACATCCGCACCCTCTACTACGAGGCAGTCTCCCGCTACAAGGAGCTGGAGGAGGACCCGGCCCCGGCGGTGGACTACGCCGCCACGCGCCTGGCCCTGCACGAGGGCGGTACGGCGGTGGATCTGCTGGCGGCCTTCGAGCCGCGCCTGCACGGCATGGCGCGCTGGCTGCAGCAGCTGCTGGGGGAGAGCGAGGGCAAGAAGGGCAGGGGACTTTTTCCGGCTGTGGCCACCTACAGCACCGACCTCCACAGCCTGGGACAGATAGTGCAGCAGGGACGCCGCAACCTCATGCAGACCTTTCTGCGCGTGGAGTCCATGCCGCACACCCCGCGGGTGCCGCGCGAGGACGACGACCTGGACGGCCTCAACTATACCGCCGGCCGGAGTTTCCACGAAATCAACCGCCGTGCCTTCCGGGGCACCCTCCAGGCACACAGCGAGGGCGGCGTGCCCTGCATTACGGTTTCCCTCGACCGGCTGAACGCCCAGCACCTGGGCGACTTCATCTATTTCTACGAGCTTGTGACGGCTATTTACGGCTATGCCCTCGGTGTGAACCCTTTCACCCAGCCCGGGGTGGAAGACTACAAGAAAGCTGTGTATCATCTGCTGGGGCGGGAGTGA